The following nucleotide sequence is from Triticum urartu cultivar G1812 unplaced genomic scaffold, Tu2.1 TuUngrouped_contig_5226, whole genome shotgun sequence.
GCTTCTTTTGTAAATATTATTTTCTTGTTGCTGCGCCGATGTTGTACAATCTGACAATCTCGTCATTTTAACTTGTTGACGCAGTGCAGGTACAATATACTTCTCCTGTCTTCCTACCTTATTAACAAGATCAGTACTGGCAACACATGGGTCACATCACTAGAGGAGATAGGAATAGCAATACAAATATATCACGTTCAAcagtgcggcggcggcgatggcctACGGCAGCTGCAACGGCGGTGGCCTCGCAGAGGCGGCAGCGTTCCGTGCCGCGGGGTGGTCCGGCGTTCTAGTCATGAAGTTTAGAGACACATGAGCTATTGTCTACACAGATCAATCTTAAGGCGCAAAGGAGTAGCAGTGTTGCTGTGTAGCAAACAAATGTCTACACAGATCGATCTTAAGGCGCAAAGGAATGCTGCAAAGAAAATGTTGCCCTCATCGTCATCGCTTCTCCGTGAGCAAGCGACTCGATTTCACCGTCATTGAGCAAGTGACTCTGACTTCACCACAAAATGACCACCAACAACACTGCCATTGAGCAAGCGACTCTAACTTCACCGTAAATGACCACCGACAAAACTCAAAGGCCGCGAAATGCCGCATGAAGATCCAAGCCAAGCAATCAACCACCCACATTGACGACATTGCAGCTCCGATTCTAAGGGCGAGTTAAGAAGCATGCAAGGAGACCATCTGCTTAACTATGATCCAAGTAGTGGACCCACAGCTATGCAAAGCAGGGCTTAAAGAGAGTTGATGCGAATATAACCAGTCTATCTATAAGGAAAATATTTCAGCTATTTTTTCACGGGAACATTTCAGTTATTTTTAACAGCACCACAGTTAAAACAGCGGCTGAACTATATGGTTCAGGCATAAGGATGAATGGAACTGCAGTTATACATCTCTATGATTCACGAAAACCAGGCAAATGCGCCCAGCCTTTACACACACAATCAAGATACAACAAATGTCTGTCATGGCTGCAATTTCGACACACCACATCTAAGGTAACAACAATTCACGATTGGGTTTGCACCACGAATCACGGACCCAGGAACATGGCATCATCGTCGGTTATTCGGGACCCCCAGGGATATAACTTCTTTTTCTTTTCACTGCCGCGGCAATGTAACTGTAAGTGACATCAGTTGGACAAGAGCAGGTTTCTTATCTGGTGTATCTGTCTTCCGCTAGTTTGGACGGTTCAGAGCCATGAACTTGCACTGCTCACTCATCGCCTGGAGCTGTGCATCCTTCTTGTCGACCATGGCACGTAGCCTCACATTTTCCTCCATCACCTTCTGGACTTCGGCTTCTTTCTGTGCTTTCTCGGTCTCGAGCTGGTTGGTCCTTGCGACTAGCCTGTTCACAAGCATACGAGGCTCAGTACAGTATTGGTTATAGATAACCGACTCAATGCTTACTTAACAGTACATGCTAGAGTGGCCTGATTTTTAAGCCTACATTACTTGCTGTACAAGGAAAGGAACTGTCAGCAATGCGAGTGCATTATCTCTGTTATATCTACAAATTTGATCATTCCTACGCACCAGTCAGGGACTTATTTTCTGTGGAAGGGAGGCGGGGAAGGATAAGATCCTTTTTTTTAGAACAGATTTTTCCTTTTCTGAAGCAAAGGGGGCAGGAGAACTGCCTATTCAGTAAACAGAGAGTGGTTAATATTTACAGAGCGGACCTGTATTGAAGGGAACGAAGCCTAGAACCTAACAAGCAAAAGCAACTACTCGCCCTCAATTGCACTGCTTGTCTGCATAGCAAAAGATCTAAGGTTGGTCTCTTGTCAAGCTAAATGACCAACCTGTTCACCAGGAGACCTCAGTGTAAAATTCCATGACTAGGATATGCTGACTAGTATCAACCAGAGAGCAGAAGAAGAAAGTAGGAAGAAGGCAATGGACAATGCATACGATTTAGCCAATGTCATGCAAGCGGTAGAAAGATCAATGATCCAAAATGTCAATTCTTAATCGAAACATCTAGAAGGTCAGAAAAGAGCAAGAACTGCAATTTTGGACCAAATGCGGACCGGCAGAAAACCAGATTTTCAGGCTTACCCAAGTCTATATGCATCTTCTTGACCACTAAATATCAATAAACATTTGGGACACGATTGAGGCACAGAACTGCTGCATTCAGGAGAGCAGTATATGGAACCAACTTAACAAATTAGATGGCAACTCTCTATCAGATGTCAAGGTGTGATAGAAGAGTAGTAACTGTGTCAACCAATGGTTGCATGATGTATAGTTAACATAATTGTAAGAAGATATCAGCAGACTTCTCAGTCTCACCAAATCCCCTCATATACGATGAAGTGGGTGATCAAACTGATGACAATATGTGATACACAGAGAAGTCTAGGCATAGCATTTTAAGTGCTAATTTATAACAAAACAGATATGTTGTGTGGCCTGAGGTTCAAAGAAAAGGTAGGACCCATTTAGTTGCAAAGATGGAATTGCTAATGCCTTGTTTTAATAAAAATGGGGCAGAGGGGAACCCCTTTTGATAAAAAAAATGGAATTGCTAACAGAAGATCAAACATATAGTACTAAAACAGCATTAGCATACCTGCACAAAGACTAATTTTGTTTTGCATCTCGAAGATACACGTCTTTTTGGCTTATAAACTAGTTCAATGCATAGCTGATTGAATATATTGTTAAGATATGCCAATGAGTCCATAATGCTGACCATGTTACAAGTTCAATGCATAGCTGATTGAATATTTTGTTAAGATGTGCCAATGAGTTTATAATGCTGACCATGTTACAAACTAGTTCAATGCATAGCTGATTGAATATATTGTTAAGATGGTAATCATGGTAACTACAAGTCTACCATGGCTTCACATTCAATAATGCATAAAACAGGGCCGGAGCCAGCGCCCGGGCTCGCTGGCCACAGGACAGCGTACATACGTGATAAACAATGGGGCAAATTCTACTGCGTGACATGGTTTACACGGGCAGCAGTCAATGTACATATGTGATAAACAATGGGCTCCTACCAAGAATCGACTAATATTTGACTAATTGGTTAATTAACTAGGCCTACCAAGCGCAGTCCCCTGACCAAGCGTAATGTTGCAGTCATGAGCTGCTAACTTCCCTTCTTCCAAAACAACTACTCGACAGGAACACGAGCAGTCACAGCCCTGTTCGCCATGACGGCACTTGCATGCTCTGTGATTTTCTACAGCACACTAGTGGTATGTTCTATCTGACTATCTCTATTCATGCAAGCTCTCTAATTTGAATATGTTCACAAATCACAGCACTTAATTTATGTGAATTAGAATCCATTTTTTTAATCTTGTAGTGTCTTCTAGGATGTTTGGATAGCTATACTTTTACTGGCAACATGGCAAGTTTGGTTCTATGGATGCGCGGTTCTATGACTTATGTTGTCAAGTCTCAACTTTATTTTGGTCTACAAAACTGGATATTGATATATCATATATTAGTTCACTTTAAAACTAAAATTGCATGACTACTATGTTTGGGGCTATGTTATATGTTGTGTATCCGAACACTCGATTTTAATTTCCAGATTAGACACTTAGGCTCAAGCTTGCCCAGGCTTCACAAAAGTTCTGGCTCCGCCACTGGCAACAAAGTAAAATTATGCAACGGTAAATGCCTATCAAAGAAATCATTGCATGCTCCATTGGAAGGAGGGAGATGAAAGTAATGGGAGGTGCTGGGTTCGAGTCCAACCACCACACTTTTGTTTaaagatcttatgggtttcaaccctagcctaccccaacttgtttgggactgaaagggtttgttgttgttgttggtggtggtggtagaAGCATATCAAAACACGGTCATGCCAGAATTTATGAAATAATTGGTTCATGCTGCTGCTTTGTTCAAAATCAGGAGGTTGAAATTAACTATTTCTACTCTTCCTTCCTCCGCCATTTTTTTTTTAAGTTTTCTGTACCAAGCTATACAAGTTTTGCCAGGGAAATTAACACATGGTTATACATTTAGACAGAATATAATTACTAGAAACAACACGAGACTTGCGGAAGTACCTGTCAAAAAGCTTTTCCATTGTCTCGAATTGCTTCTCCGATGAAAGAAGAGTTTCTCTGACACTAACAAGTGTGCTGACATAAGTTCTGAGCGACTCAAAGTCGTTCTTCACACGACTAAGCTCCTGCTCATTTTCAGCGGCGCGCTGCCTCTGCCGTGTAGTCTCCAGCACCATATCTTCAACCCGCTGCCTCATCTCGTTCAGCATACCATTCGTACCCACCGCAAACTTCTCCATCTCCTCGACTTTGACCGACATGGACTCGACCTGAATGGTCTTCCTCCTGATCTCTTCCAACCCAATCCTCACCTTTTCTTTCTCATTCGCAGTTTCGGACTCAGCCACAATCACTCTCTTGACAAGAGACTCCATGACATCGGTCACCACGCGGATGGACTTGAGAATATCATCGACATCTCCATCCCCCTCAACGGCATCGCCATTTTTCTGAACGCCGCTACCCTCTGCCGCCGTCCTGTCATCCGAACCTCCCCCACAGGAAGCGGAGTCAGTGGCCTTGGACCAAtcggccaggggcaccccatgcCTGTCGACGAACCCCACGCCGTCCTGGTTCCTGATCCCGCAGGACGTGTGCGCGAGGTGCGGTATCGCCATGATCCTGGCCTTGGATTTGAGGTAGGCCAGCAGGGTGGCGATG
It contains:
- the LOC125528938 gene encoding uncharacterized protein LOC125528938; this translates as MEEDGPSQSGRPPVGECEWREELRQQQSQVEALRDRLVEVKAGMRRSEDDSGRELEHLCRRVKTIATLLAYLKSKARIMAIPHLAHTSCGIRNQDGVGFVDRHGVPLADWSKATDSASCGGGSDDRTAAEGSGVQKNGDAVEGDGDVDDILKSIRVVTDVMESLVKRVIVAESETANEKEKVRIGLEEIRRKTIQVESMSVKVEEMEKFAVGTNGMLNEMRQRVEDMVLETTRQRQRAAENEQELSRVKNDFESLRTYVSTLVSVRETLLSSEKQFETMEKLFDRLVARTNQLETEKAQKEAEVQKVMEENVRLRAMVDKKDAQLQAMSEQCKFMALNRPN